In Scleropages formosus chromosome 10, fSclFor1.1, whole genome shotgun sequence, a single genomic region encodes these proteins:
- the LOC108938343 gene encoding 14-3-3 protein gamma-1-like translates to MVDREQLVQKARLAEQAERYDDMAAAMKSVTELNEALSNEERNLLSVAYKNVVGARRSSWRVISSIEQKTSADGNEKKVEMVRAYREKIEKELEAVCQDVLNLLDNFLIKNCSDTQHESKVFYLKMKGDYYRYLAEVATGEKRAAVVESSEKAYSEAHEISKEHMQPTHPIRLGLALNYSVFYYEIQNAPEQACHLAKTAFDDAIAELDTLNEDSYKDSTLIMQLLRDNLTLWTSDQQDDEAGEGNN, encoded by the exons ATGGTAGACCGCGAGCAGCTGGTGCAGAAAGCCAGGCTGGCTGAGCAGGCTGAACGTTATGATGATATGGCAGCTGCCATGAAATCG GTTACGGAGCTGAATGAAGCGCTGTCCAACGAGGAGCGGAACCTACTGTCTGTGGCCTATAAGAACGTGGTTGGGGCCCGCCGCTCATCGTGGCGTGTCATTTCCAGCATTGAGCAGAAGACCTCCGCAGACGGCAATGAGAAGAAGGTTGAAATGGTGAGGGCCTACCGCGAGAAGATCGAGAAGGAGCTTGAGGCTGTGTGTCAGGATGTTCTCAACCTGCTGGATAACTTCCTCATCAAGAATTGCAGTGACACGCAGCATGAGAGCAAGGTCTTCTACCTGAAGATGAAAGGCGACTACTATCGGTACCTGGCAGAAGTGGCCACGGGTGAGAAGAGGGCCGCTGTGGTGGAGTCCTCTGAAAAGGCCTACAGTGAGGCACATGAGATCAGCAAGGAGCACATGCAGCCCACCCATCCCATTCGCCTGGGCCTGGCCCTCAACTACTCAGTTTTTTACTATGAGATCCAGAACGCGCCGGAACAGGCATGCCACCTGGCCAAGACCGCCTTTGATGACGCCATAGCTGAGTTAGACACCCTCAATGAGGATTCCTACAAGGACTCAACGCTCATCATGCAACTGCTCCGAGACAACCTGACGCTGTGGACAAGCGACCAGCAAGATGACGAGGCAGGGGAAGGCAACAACTAA